A genomic segment from Candidatus Borkfalkia ceftriaxoniphila encodes:
- a CDS encoding phosphoribosylaminoimidazolecarboxamide formyltransferase: MKEFELKYGCNPNQKPAKIFMADGSDLPIEILNGRPGYINFLDAFNSWQLVKEIEENVGQCAATSFKHVSPTSAAIGKKLSEPLKKSCFVDDVEGLDDSPLACAYARARGTDRMSSFGDWVALSDECDEVTAKIIAREVSDGVIAPSYSPKALEILKAKRKGSYNIVKIDKDYRPDPVERKQVFGVTFEQGRNEFKIDKSLLSDIVTKNKDLPEEKAVDLIIALITLKYTQSNSVCFAADGQAIGVGAGQQSRIHCTRLAGSKADLWHLRQHEKVLSLQFADGVGRPDKNNIIDIYLSDEAEDVLGDGVWQKFFKVRPEPFTAEEKKAYLSTISGVSLGSDAFFPFSDNIERARKSGVSYIAQPGGSVRDDLVIDACDKYGMVMAFTKMRLFHH; the protein is encoded by the coding sequence ATGAAAGAATTCGAACTTAAATACGGGTGCAATCCCAATCAGAAACCTGCGAAAATCTTTATGGCGGACGGGAGCGATCTTCCCATCGAGATCCTGAACGGGCGGCCCGGCTACATCAATTTTCTGGACGCGTTCAACAGTTGGCAGTTGGTGAAAGAAATCGAAGAAAACGTCGGGCAATGCGCGGCGACTTCTTTCAAACACGTGAGCCCCACCAGCGCGGCGATCGGAAAAAAATTGTCCGAACCGCTGAAAAAGTCCTGCTTTGTAGACGATGTCGAAGGGCTGGACGATTCGCCTCTGGCGTGCGCTTACGCCCGTGCCCGCGGCACCGACCGCATGTCCTCCTTCGGCGACTGGGTGGCGCTCTCCGACGAGTGCGACGAAGTGACCGCGAAGATCATCGCCCGCGAAGTTTCCGACGGAGTCATCGCGCCTTCCTATTCCCCCAAAGCGCTGGAAATTTTAAAAGCCAAGCGCAAAGGCTCCTACAATATCGTGAAAATCGACAAAGATTACAGGCCCGATCCCGTCGAGCGCAAACAGGTATTCGGCGTGACGTTCGAACAGGGGCGAAACGAGTTTAAAATCGACAAATCGCTCCTTTCCGATATCGTGACGAAGAATAAAGACCTTCCCGAAGAAAAGGCGGTCGATCTGATCATCGCCCTCATCACCCTCAAATATACGCAGTCCAATTCCGTGTGTTTTGCGGCGGACGGGCAGGCGATCGGCGTGGGCGCGGGACAGCAGTCGCGCATTCATTGCACCCGCCTTGCGGGCAGCAAAGCCGATCTGTGGCATTTGCGCCAGCACGAAAAAGTGCTTTCCCTGCAATTCGCGGACGGCGTGGGGCGGCCCGATAAAAACAATATTATCGATATCTATCTCTCCGACGAAGCGGAAGACGTGCTCGGCGACGGCGTCTGGCAAAAGTTTTTCAAAGTGCGCCCCGAACCCTTCACCGCGGAAGAAAAGAAAGCCTATCTTTCCACGATCAGCGGCGTTTCTTTGGGCAGCGACGCGTTCTTTCCCTTCTCGGACAACATCGAGCGCGCGAGAAAGAGCGGCGTTTCCTACATCGCTCAGCCGGGCGGTTCGGTGCGCGACGATCTCGTCATCGACGCGTGCGACAAGTACGGCATGGTGATGGCGTTCACCAAAATGCGCCTGTTCCATCACTGA
- the purD gene encoding phosphoribosylamine--glycine ligase — protein MNVLIIGNGGREHAIAQALKKSPRVEKLYCMKGNAGIAEIATLVDVDYCDVKAVGDWVDAHPEIGYTVIAPDDPLALGLADELESRGHRVFGPNKRAAEIESSKAFAKALMKKYGIPTAAYETFEDYNAALAYVRAGKFPVVLKADGLALGKGVLICENLHEAEEGLKQIMLDKAFGAAGNTIVIEEFLRGKEFEPGEEVSVLTFTDGKAIVPMVASCDHKRAYDGDKGLNTGGMGTFTPCPFYDAAAEKEVMENILLPTMRAMNAEGRPFKGVLYFGLMRTDEGYKVVEYNARFGDPETQVVLPMLKTDLLDIFEAVTDERLSELKIEWEEGACVCVVLASGGYPEKYEKGKQIEIGALDEGILLAHAGTKRENGVLKTNGGRVLGVCAKGNTVEEAREKAYRNVEKISFEGMHYRRDIGVKYNKKG, from the coding sequence ATGAACGTTTTGATCATCGGAAATGGCGGAAGAGAGCATGCGATCGCGCAGGCTCTCAAAAAAAGTCCGCGCGTCGAAAAATTATACTGCATGAAGGGCAATGCGGGCATCGCGGAGATCGCAACCTTGGTGGACGTCGATTATTGCGACGTGAAAGCCGTGGGCGATTGGGTGGATGCGCATCCCGAGATCGGCTATACCGTCATTGCGCCCGACGATCCGCTCGCTCTGGGGCTTGCGGACGAGTTGGAAAGCCGCGGACACAGAGTGTTCGGGCCGAACAAGCGCGCTGCCGAAATCGAATCGAGCAAGGCGTTTGCCAAGGCGCTCATGAAAAAATACGGCATTCCCACCGCGGCTTACGAAACTTTCGAAGATTACAACGCGGCGCTCGCCTACGTGCGCGCGGGCAAATTCCCCGTCGTTTTGAAAGCGGACGGGCTGGCGCTCGGAAAGGGCGTGCTCATCTGCGAAAACCTGCATGAAGCGGAGGAAGGCTTGAAACAGATCATGCTCGACAAGGCGTTCGGCGCCGCGGGCAATACGATCGTGATCGAAGAATTTTTGCGCGGCAAAGAATTCGAGCCGGGCGAAGAGGTCTCCGTGCTCACCTTTACCGACGGCAAGGCCATCGTTCCCATGGTCGCCAGTTGCGACCACAAGCGCGCCTACGACGGCGACAAGGGGCTGAACACGGGCGGCATGGGCACGTTCACGCCCTGTCCCTTTTACGACGCGGCGGCGGAAAAAGAAGTCATGGAAAACATCCTTCTCCCCACGATGCGCGCGATGAACGCGGAGGGGCGGCCGTTCAAAGGCGTTCTCTACTTCGGTCTGATGCGAACGGACGAAGGCTATAAAGTGGTCGAATACAACGCCCGTTTCGGCGATCCCGAAACGCAGGTGGTTCTGCCCATGTTAAAGACCGACCTTCTCGATATTTTCGAGGCGGTGACCGACGAGCGGCTGTCCGAACTGAAAATAGAATGGGAAGAGGGCGCTTGCGTGTGCGTGGTGCTCGCGAGCGGCGGCTATCCCGAAAAATACGAAAAGGGCAAACAAATCGAGATCGGCGCGCTAGACGAAGGAATTCTGCTCGCCCATGCGGGCACGAAACGCGAAAACGGCGTTTTAAAAACCAACGGCGGCCGCGTTCTGGGCGTGTGCGCCAAAGGAAACACTGTGGAAGAGGCGCGCGAAAAGGCATACCGCAACGTGGAAAAGATTTCCTTCGAGGGCATGCACTACCGCAGGGATATCGGCGTGAAATACAACAAAAAAGGGTAA